Proteins from one Acanthopagrus latus isolate v.2019 chromosome 18, fAcaLat1.1, whole genome shotgun sequence genomic window:
- the gask1b gene encoding Golgi-associated kinase 1B — MGKSRSHWLCFPFFKLTGSFRRLRLSRRSLIIASVCVVYLFFVVSQVGYTQQHRDRRTDQDKYRHARGLYNLDFGDAPPDPADLQTGANSVVPTRSNVVYITLKSKRQKPANIRGTIRPKLRRKVRKSKSASSDFTQNKLGTLQRDAGQIKRNFARKTSRGEPGDVDYKSLDIIPQSHTDAHADSHISSIRIYSQRAPPWLSPQDVKAMRFLADAKVLRMKEVSHGDSPSLLIFEGESGGSATNQKHIKLSNACGGQCGVISSPVDTTEVFAFHLDRVLGLNRTLPAVSRKFGFLHDGQPCPVVSWDASLYPEGLAAGLSTVRLTWGEYQSSLKQRCWLKNSSPKPDSGCSSVHHYEWSKLALFDFLLQINNRLDQSCCGFRPRRVDVCVELGHHADCRDQNHIQLTNIIHRGHDPRHLVFTNNKGFFDRNEDNLDFRLLEGIKELPEQAVSVLKSRRLREKLLQSLFLDQTYWESQGGRQGIDKLIDVIERRASVLLTYINAHGIKVITMNV, encoded by the exons ATGGGGAAGTCTCGCTCTCACTGGCTCTGCTTCCCTTTCTTTAAACTAACCGGCAGCTTTCGGAGGCTCCGTCTCTCCAGAAGGAGTTTGATCATTGCGAGCGTGTGTGTTGTCTACttgttttttgtggtttcaCAAGTTGGATACACGCAGCAGCACCGGGACAGAAGGACCGATCAGGACAAGTACCGACACGCCCGTGGATTGTATAATTTGGATTTTGGCGATGCGCCGCCAGATCCTGCGGATTTACAGACCGGCGCGAACTCTGTGGTGCCGACTCGGTCCAACGTGGTGTACATAACGCTAAAGTCAAAGCGCCAGAAACCCGCAAATATCAGAGGGACCATCAGACCAAAACTGAGACGCAAAGTGAGAAAGAGTAAATCGGCGAGTTCAGATTTTACGCAGAACAAACTCGGCACGTTGCAGCGGGACGCAGGCCAAATTAAGCGCAACTTTGCACGCAAGACTTCCAGGGGAGAACCCGGGGACGTCGATTATAAATCTCTGGATATAATCCCTCAGtctcacacagatgcacacgcAGACTCTCACATTAGTTCTATCCGCATTTACAGCCAGAGGGCACCGCCATGGCTCAGCCCACAGGACGTGAAGGCCATGCGCTTTCTTGCGGATGCCAAAGTTTTGCGCATGAAAGAAGTTTCTCACGGAGACTCTCCGTCGCTTCTGATATTTGAGGGCGAGTCAGGCGGTTCAGCGACCAATCAAAAGCACATAAAACTAAGCAATGCATGCGGAGGGCAGTGTGGGGTCATCAGCAGCCCCGTGGACACCACCGAGGTCTTCGCTTTTCATCTGGACCGGGTGCTTGGGCTCAACAGGACGTTACCGGCTGTCAGCAGAAAGTTCGGCTTCCTACACG ATGGCCAGCCCTGCCCAGTGGTGTCATGGGATGCATCTCTCTACCCAGAAGGCCTTGCTGCAGGCTTGTCCACCGTGAGGTTGACATGGGGGGAGTACCAGAGCTCCCTGAAACAGAGGTGTTGGCTTAAAAACAGCAGCCCGAAACCCGACTCCGGCTGCTCCAGCGTCCATCACTATGAGTGGAGTAAACTGGCTCTGTTTGACTTCTTGTTACAG ATTAACAACCGGCTggatcagagctgctgtgggTTCAGGCCCAGGcgggtggatgtgtgtgtggaactCGGCCACCACGCCGATTGCAGGGACCAGAACCACATACAACTGACGAACATCATCCACAGGGGTCACGACCCACGGCACCTGGTCTTCACCAACAACAAGGGCTTCTTCGACCGCAATGAGGACAACCTGGACTTCAGGCTCCTGGAAGGAATCAAGGA GCTTCCAGAGCAGGCCGTGTCGGTGCTGAAGAGCAGGAGGCTGCGGGAGAAGCTCCTCCAGTCTCTGTTCCTGGACCAGACGTACTGGGAGAGCCAGGGCGGCCGACAGGGCATCGACAAGCTGATCGACGTCATCGAGCGGCGAGCCAGTGTCCTCCTTACTTACATCAACGCTCACGGGATCAAAGTCATCACGATGAATGTGTGA
- the tmem144b gene encoding transmembrane protein 144b, translated as MLEAKSPLLLLFVATLLMVSCQSRKHAAEQDAQSGEKFTTSKLETLSLVLNSTNMTHFVYGIASNVAAVLLYGSNFVPIKRVEAGDGMFFHWVSCAAIWVVSVMGNVLLQTPTFYPLVMLGGVIWATGNIAVTTIIKAIGLGLGSLIWASSSMLMGWASSRFGWFGITAVEISRPILNYCGAALCLLSGLIVFFVRTNVELHPDSESIPLLIDRRMNSGSYGPASAECWIDVTGPKTRRFVGCLLAAVSGLLYGFSFVPIYYIKSSSSNRESMYHGASLYDPDYLFAQCSGIFIASTVYFAIYCAAMKNRPRVYSRVILPGMLSGTMWSLATYCWCLASNYLSPVISFPLVSAGYALVAALLGTLLFKEVKGLANCLLLFLASCVVLTGSTLTAVSKL; from the exons ATGCTTGAGGCAAAATCTcctcttttgcttttatttgtggcCACATTATTGATGGTGagctgtcagagcaggaaacaTGCAGCCGAACAAG ATGCCCAAAGTGGTGAAAAGTTTACAACCAGCAAACTGGAAACATTGAGTTTGGTGTTGAACTCCACCAACATGACGCACTTCGTCTATGGGATTGCCTcaaatgttgctgctgtgctgctgtatgGAAGCAACTTTGTTCCCATTAAAAGAGTGGAGGCAGGAGACG GGATGTTCTTCCACTGGGTGTCCTGTGCAGCCATCTGGGTCGTATCAGTGATGGGGAACGTGCTGCTTCAGACGCCCACATTCTACCCTTTAGTGATGCTCGGCGGTGTCATCTGGGCCACAG GAAATATAGCAGTAACGACCATCATCAAAGCCATCGGCCTCGGACTTGGGAGTTTAATTTGGGCATCCTCCAGTATGCTGATGGGCTGGGCCAGTTCAAG ATTCGGCTGGTTTGGGATCACTGCTGTGGAGATATCCCGGCCGATATTGAATTACTGTGGCGCTGCTTTGTGTCTGCTCAG TGGCCTGATCGTTTTCTTTGTGAGAACAAATGTGGAACTGCATCCTGACTCTGAATCAATACCACTACTTATCGACCGG AGAATGAATTCAGGCAGCTATGGACCGGCTTCCGCGGAGTGCTGGATAGACGTGACCGGGCCAAAGACCAGGCGTTTCGT CGGCTGCCTGCTCGCCGCCGTGTCCGGCCTGCTGTACGGCTTCTCCTTCGTGCCCATCTACTACATCAAGAGCAGTTCATCCAACCGTGAGAGCATGTACCACGGAGCCAGTCTCTACG ACCCGGACTATTTATTTGCACAGTGCTCGGGCATTTTTATTGCAAGCACAGTTTACTTTGCCATCTACTGTGCTGCCATGAAGAACAGGCCCAGGGTCTACTCCAGAGTCATCCTACCAG GTATGCTGTCAGGAACGATGTGGTCGCTGGCCACGTACTGCTGGTGCCTGGCCAGTAACTACCTGAGCCCGGTCATATCCTTCCCCCTCGTCAGTGCA GGATACGCTCTGGTTGCAGCACTGTTGGGGACCCTGCTGTTCAAAGAGGTCAAG GGGTTGGCCaactgcctcctcctcttcttggCGTCCTGCGTCGTGCTGACTGGCTCCACGCTGACCGCCGTCTCAAAGTTGTag